Below is a window of Allomuricauda ruestringensis DSM 13258 DNA.
TTATCCAAAAGGCTGCATAATCAAATGAACTACCTCAGCGCAGAAGCTAGCTTTGTCGACGTACCGGATATCGGAAGCCCACCTGCGACCGACAGGCAAGACCCCTTCGCCACAAAAACCAATACTGGAGTCTATTGATATTCCATTGCAGTATACAGTGACCATATCTGTACGCTACACTCGAGGCAGAGACTCAGGGGAATTTTAATGATTAAAAACCTCCAACTGTTAATGTTAATCTTCTTCGGCAAATGCGTAAAGGTTAATAAGCGCTTACAATCTACGCTGCCACTTTCATTTTTTTTGTGCTGCAATCCACAAGGTGGAGGCTCTAAGTCTTACTTCTTACCGAATTTTTAGTTTTCATTGTTTCGGAAGATTTTTTGAATTAGCCTACAAACAAGATTTACCCTCCCCTTGCTTGGATGCAATAACTAACTCTAAATTAATTTTTATGATAATGAAAAATTATTGGATGATGCTAGTGTTGTTTTTCTGTGTTCTCACAGCAGCACTTGCACAAGAAAAGAATGTTTCCGGTACAGTTACCGACCAAGATGGCCTACCGCTTCCGGGCGTATCTATTATGGCCGTTGGTACATCAAATGGCACACAAACCGATTTTGATGGAAACTATTCCATTACTGCGAGTACTGGACAAGTACTTCGTTTTAGCTACATCGGCCAAAAAACCGTGGAAAGAACCATAGGTGCTTCTTCCACCATCAATGTACAAATGGAAGAAGATGCCCAGGCCTTGGAAGAGGTGGTTGTTACGGCGTTGGGGATTGCTAGGGAGGAGAAAGCACTTGGATATGCTTCCCAACAACTTGATACCGAAAAGATAGCGGATGTTCCTACTACCAATGTGGTCAATGCACTAAGTGGTAAGGTTTCTGGGGTAAACATCACTCAATCTTCGGGTGACATCGGTGCTTCCTCTCGTATAACCATTCGCGGTATTTCCACCATTTTTGGAAACTCTCAACCATTGATTGTAGTCGATGGAGCTGTTATTGACAACAACACTTATACGGGAGGTAACTCAGGCACGGACGTTCCCAATGGTCTCGCCGACATTAATCCTCAAGATATTGAAACCATCAATGTGTTAAAAGGAGGGGCCGCCACAGCACTTTATGGAATGAGGGGCACCAATGGCGTTGTAGTCGTCACGACCAAATCAGGTAAAAAAGGAAAAGCTTTAGGTATAAATATTCATAGTTCAGTAACATTTTCAAAGCCCTACATTTTTCCTGATTACCAAAACAAATATGGACAGGGACATAGTTCAACATATTTTGAATTTGTTGATGGTTTTGGATATGACCAAGGAGCCAATGGAGGTGATGGGGGCACCGATGAAAGTTGGGGGCCTGCATTAGATTCTGGTTTTGAGTTTATCCAGTATTCATCAATCATACAGAACCCCAACAATCCACAACCTAAACCTTGGGTTTCCAATCCTGACAGCGTTATCGACGATTTCTATGAAACAGGTATGATGACCGACAATACCGTATCTCTTTCAGGAGGTTCCGAGAATGCCTCTTATAGGTTGTCTTTAGGTTTAGTAGATGGCACTGGCATCATATACAATACTGATCTTAGAAAATATAATATTTCTGGTAGTGTTGACTTTGACTTGAGTGATAAATGGTCAGCTGGTTTTAGCGCTAGGTATATCAAAAGCACTTCTGAAAACCGTAATGCAGTTGGTTATGGGGAAGTCGACAATCAAATAGGACAATTAGTTTGGGGAGCACGTCAAGTGGATTGGTCTGAATTAAAGGATTGGAGAAACCTGCCCATGATAGAGACCAATGTTCCCAATAGACCAACACCTTTAAACTGGAACTTGAGATATAACAACAACCCATTTTGGGCCTTGGATAACAATCTACATCCTTGGGAAAGAAACAGATGGATTGGAACAGCAAAAGTCGCATACCATTTTACAGAAGGGCTAACCCTTAATATGACCACGGGAATTGACTTGTTCAATGATATAAGAGAAACTCAACGCTTGTTTGGTACTGTTGACTTCAGAAATGGATACTATCAAATAACCGAAAGAAACAGGTACGAGGTAAATAGTCAAGCGTTGTTATCCTATAACACTGCACTTGACACAAAAGAAAAACTCAAACTATCAATGAGTTTGGGAAGCAGTGTAATGTTAAACAACTACAGGTTGTTTAGAGGTACTGCTGAAAATCTGGTGATTGACAAATTATTCAATCTTTCGAATTCGGCCGCCCCACCAGAACTTATAGACGACAGTGAAGTCCAAAAAATAAACAGTGTTTTTGGCACAACAGACATAAGCTATAACGATTATTTATTTTTAAGCTTTACTGGACGTAACGATTGGGCCAGTGTTCTACCCATTAAAAACAACAGTATTTTTTATCCTTCGGCATCCTTGAGTTCCTTGGTGCATAGCATGGGTAACTTTAACCCTTCCGGTATATCTTTCTTGAAACTAAGGGGGTCATGGGCACAAACTGGAAGTGCGGGCCCTCTGAACCCATACAGCGTAAGCCCTACTTATGGCTTATCGGCAAACCCGCTAAATGGTCAAACACCAACAGCCTTCCTGCCTAACACTCTATGGAATCCAAACATTACTGCTCAAACAGAAACAGCTATAGAAGCTGGTATAGATGCACGTTTTTTCAACAATAGACTTCGGTTGGATGTTACCTATTATGACAAGAAAAATGAAGATGTCATCATGCCCTTGTCTATTTCCAGTTCATCAGGATATTCAAGTGTATGGAAAAATGCAGCGACAATTACAAATAAAGGTATAGAAGTAGTTTTCGGCGCAGACATAATACAGAATTCTAATGATGGCTTTAATTTAGGTATAGACATAAACTACGCTAAAAACGACAACTTGGTAACCGATATTGAGGGTGAGGGCGTTATAAATCTAGACTATGGAAATATTTGGAATGTCTATACCCAAGCAAGAAATGACAAACCCATTGGTACCATTTACGGGCCCTCATTCGAAAGAGCACCCAATGGAGATATTTTATATAGTGATGGTCTACCAGTTCAAGGAGACTCCAAAGTATTAGGAAATTCACAGCCCGATTGGGTTGGGGGTCTAGGGATAAACGCTTCCTTTAAAGGCTTTAGACTGCGTACTCTTTTTGATATGAAGTATGGTGGTGAAGTTTACTCACAAACCAATACATGGGGCATGCTTTCCGGTGTTTTGGAAGAAACCCTTGTAGG
It encodes the following:
- a CDS encoding SusC/RagA family TonB-linked outer membrane protein, producing the protein MKNYWMMLVLFFCVLTAALAQEKNVSGTVTDQDGLPLPGVSIMAVGTSNGTQTDFDGNYSITASTGQVLRFSYIGQKTVERTIGASSTINVQMEEDAQALEEVVVTALGIAREEKALGYASQQLDTEKIADVPTTNVVNALSGKVSGVNITQSSGDIGASSRITIRGISTIFGNSQPLIVVDGAVIDNNTYTGGNSGTDVPNGLADINPQDIETINVLKGGAATALYGMRGTNGVVVVTTKSGKKGKALGINIHSSVTFSKPYIFPDYQNKYGQGHSSTYFEFVDGFGYDQGANGGDGGTDESWGPALDSGFEFIQYSSIIQNPNNPQPKPWVSNPDSVIDDFYETGMMTDNTVSLSGGSENASYRLSLGLVDGTGIIYNTDLRKYNISGSVDFDLSDKWSAGFSARYIKSTSENRNAVGYGEVDNQIGQLVWGARQVDWSELKDWRNLPMIETNVPNRPTPLNWNLRYNNNPFWALDNNLHPWERNRWIGTAKVAYHFTEGLTLNMTTGIDLFNDIRETQRLFGTVDFRNGYYQITERNRYEVNSQALLSYNTALDTKEKLKLSMSLGSSVMLNNYRLFRGTAENLVIDKLFNLSNSAAPPELIDDSEVQKINSVFGTTDISYNDYLFLSFTGRNDWASVLPIKNNSIFYPSASLSSLVHSMGNFNPSGISFLKLRGSWAQTGSAGPLNPYSVSPTYGLSANPLNGQTPTAFLPNTLWNPNITAQTETAIEAGIDARFFNNRLRLDVTYYDKKNEDVIMPLSISSSSGYSSVWKNAATITNKGIEVVFGADIIQNSNDGFNLGIDINYAKNDNLVTDIEGEGVINLDYGNIWNVYTQARNDKPIGTIYGPSFERAPNGDILYSDGLPVQGDSKVLGNSQPDWVGGLGINASFKGFRLRTLFDMKYGGEVYSQTNTWGMLSGVLEETLVGRETGVIGQGSMEDGNGNYVPNNVVVNAQNYYSTAFSQNIAESSVFDASFVKWRELSLSYALPSRLFKNMAVQSIDIGVTARNLALLYRKAPHIDPETAFGVNVGQQGLEYAQTPSARTIGMTLNVKF